A region of the Mesoterricola sediminis genome:
CCCTATCCCTTCTACGTCCAGCCCCAGATCCACGCGGAAGGCCCCTCCGTGGTCCAGGGCGGGCGCGTGGCCTTCCCCCTCTACCTGGGCCGGAACGACACCTTCTTCACCACCGTGAGCACCTCGAACGGAACCGAGGGGGTCTACGCCGGCGACGTCCTCCTCTCCGCCAGCGGCATGCCGTCCGGCCTGACCGTGACCTTCGGGGACGGCGACGCCCTCAACGATCCCAAGGGCCTCCAGTCGGTGCCCCTCGTGATCCAGGCGGCCGCCACGGTCCCCGCGGGCACCTATCCGGTCACGCTCCAGGCCACGCGCAGCACGCCGGGCGCGGTCACCGCCGCGGCCCCGGTCACCCTCCCGGTCACGGTCACCGCCTCCGCGGCGGGGACGGCGCCGGTCTTCTGGATCCAGAACGTGGAATGGGGCCAGACGGTGCTCAAGCCGGGCCTGCCCCTCGTCGCGGGCAAGCCCGCGCTGCTCCGGGTGCAGTACCTCGCGGACCGCCCGGGCCAGACCGGCGCCCTCGCCGCGAAGCTCCAGGACGGCACCGTCCTGGCCCTCCGCGGCCCCGCCGCCGTGCCCACCGAGGCCGTCGAGGGGGATCTGCCCACGGCCGCCGCGGCCTCGGCCTCCACCTACACGTGCCTGCTCCCGGCCGCCGCGGTGCAGAGCGGCCTCAGCGTGACCCTCCAGGGGACCGGCGCCCCCGCCCTGACGGTCACGCCCACGGTCCGCGCCGGCATGGACTACGCCCTGGTCGTCCTTCCCGTCGTCCACAAGGGCGTCGCCCCCGCGCTGCCCTCGGACGCCGCCCTCACCCAGGGCCTCCTCGCCATCTGGCCCTTCAGCGGCGTCCCCCTGTCCCACCGGGCCGCCTACACCACGTCCACCGCCATCCCGGAGCCCACCACCGACCCCACGAAGGACCACAGCGGCGACGCCTGGGGCCAGATCCTCAACGAGGTGGCCTCCCTGCGGGTCGTGGACGGCGGCAGCGCCCCCTACTACGGGTTCCTCGCGCCCGGGTACACCTTCGGCACCCAGCCCTCCGGCTACACCCTGGGGGTCACCCTCGCCAGCAGCATGGCCAGCATCGGCACCGACGCCAGCCTGGACACGGTGTTCGGGAACCAGGTCCCCAACCAGACCGTGGCCGTCGAGACCCTGGTCCACGAGACCGGCCACATCCTGGGCCTCCTGCACACCCCCGCGGGGACCTTCCCCGTCGACGACGAGGTGACGAACTACCCCTACTTCGGCGGCCTCGTGGGCACCTGGGGCTACGACGTGTTCACCCAGACGCCGCTGGATCCGGCCGGGTACTACGACATCATGAGCTATTCCAGCGAATCCGACTGGGTCTCCGACTGGTGCTACCTCCACGCCATGGGCTGGGTCTCGGGCCAGAAGAAGGTCGGCACCCGCCTGGCCTCCACGGGCGTCCGGAAGGAGCGCCTCGTGGTCTCCGGCACCGTGACCCCGGACGGCCAGGTCCGCCTCCAGCCGCTGGTACGGGCCCAGGCGGAGGCCCTGCCGCCCCGCGCCGGCGCCTACACCCTGGCCCTCCAGGCCAGCTCGGGCCGCCGGGAGGTGGCCTTCGCCGCGGAGCCGATCCCCGGGCTGCCGGGCCACGCCATGTTCCTTTTCACCGTGGACGCGGACGAGGAACTGGTGGCCGCCGACGTCCGGCGGGAGGACCGCAGCCTGGCCCGCCGCGAGGCCCGGGTGGGCCGGGGCATGCGCGCGGCGGCCCTGGACCGCGCGGAGGCCGCCGGAACCCTGGAGGTCCGGGAGGCCTCCGGCACCCTGCACCTGGCCTGGGACCCGGTGGCCCATCCCTACGTGGACGTCGTGCATGAAGGGACGGCCGGCACCACGACCCTCGCCCTCCACCTCACGGGCGGCACCGCCGACCTGCCCCTGGCGGGGCTGCCCGAGGGCGGCCGCTTCCAGGTGCGCTACTCGGACGGCCTGAACGCCGTCTCCCGGGCCCGCGCCCGCGACGAGGTCCGGGACCGGACCCGGTGACGCCGGGGGCTTGCGCCGCCGGCCCCGGGCGCGGCACCATGGGGCACCCCCCCAGAAAGGACCGGCCATGAAGTGGATGGACGAGTATCCCGGAACCTACAAGGACTGCGTCTGGGTCGGCTTCGACCTGCTGGAGTCCTTCATGCGGGACGCCCTCGTCGCCGCCGGGGTGCCCAGGCCCGACGCCGAGATCGTCGCCGACGTGCTCATCGAGTCCGACAAGCGGGGCATCGACTCCCACGGCATCGGCCGGCTCAAGCCCATCTACATCGACCGCATCCGGGACGGCATCCAGGATCCCGTCACCCGGATCGAGGTGCTCCGGGACCGGAAGACCGCCACCGTCCTGGACGGCCACAACGGCATGGGCCACGTCGTCTCGAAGAAGGCCATGGAGATGGCCATCGAGAAGGCCCGGAACCACGGCATGGGCATGTCCGTCGTCCGCAACTCGACCCACTACGGCATCGCGGGCTACTACGCCCTGATGGCGGTGAAGGCGGGGATGATCGGCATCACCGGCACGAACGCGCGGCCTTCCATCGCGCCCACCTTCGGGGTGGAGAACATGCTGGGCACCAACCCCCTGACCTTCGGCATGCCCTCGGACGAGGACTTCCCCTTCGTCCTGGATTGCGCGACCTCCATCACCCAGCGCGGCAAGATCGAGCACTACGACCGCATCGGCAAGGCGCTGACCCCCGGCTGGGTCATCGACGCCGAGGGCGGCACCCGCACCGACACCGCCCAGGTCCTCAAGGACCTGACCCGGGGCCTGGCGGCCCTGACGCCCCTGGGCGGCATCGGCGAGGAGCTGGGGGGCTACAAGGGCTACGGCTACGCCACCGTCGTCGAGGTGCTGTGCGCGGCCCTGCAGGGCGGCGCCTTCCTCAAGGCCCTCAACGGGACCGACGCGGAGGGCCGCAAGGCGCCCATCCCCCTCGGCCACTTCTTCATCGCCATCGACATCGAGGAATTCATCGAGCTCGACCGCTTCAAGGCCACCACCGGCCAGATCATGCGCGACCTGCGCGCCAGCAAGAAGGCGCCCGGGCAAGAGCACATCTTCACCGCGGGGGAAAAGGAACACCTGGCCTGGCTCCTCCGCAAGGAGCGCGGCTGTCCGGTTCCCGAGGCGCTCCGGAAGGACATGGAGACCTTGAGGTCCTGGTACGGCCTGCCCTACGCTTTCCCCTGGGACGCCTGAGTCCCGGAGAGGAGGCCGCCCATGGACGTCGCCGTCAGGAGGGCGGAGGCCGGCGAGGCCCGCGAACTGGGGCTGTTCGCGGAGGCCTGCTTCCGGGAGGCCTTCGGCTACCTCTTCCCCGAGGACGCCCTGGACCTGGTCTGCGCGCGGGCCTTCGCGGGCCCCCTGATGGAGGAGCTGGTGCGGGACGCCGCCTGGATCGCGGAAGGGGAGGGCGGGTGGCGGGGCTACGCCGCCCTCGCCGCCCGGCCCTGTCCCGCCCCGGGCCTCCCCGGGCCCCAGGCCGAGCTGAGCCGCCTGTACGTGACCGCGCCGTGGCAGGGCCGGGGCGTCTCCGGGGCCCTGATGACCGCCGTCCTGGCCGAGGCCCGGCGCCGCGGGTGCCGCTCCGTCTGGCTCGAGGCCTTCGAGGGCAACCCGCGGGCGCTCCGCTTCTATGGCCGCTGGGGCTTCCACGACCTGGGCGGCAGCATCAAGGATCGCGAAGGCATCCATCTCCCCCACCGCATCCTCGGCACCGTGTTCTCGGCCTGATCCGTCTGCTAGACTGGTGCGACACGCGGGGTGTTGGAGAATTCATGCATATCCTTGTGACGGGCGGCGCCGGGTTCATCGGAAGCCATGTGGCGGACCGCTGCGTGGCTGAGGGGCACCGGGTGACGGTGCTGGACAACCTGCGGAGCGGGTCGGAGGCCAACGTGAACCCCCGCGCGGACTTCGTGCGCATGGACCTGCGGGACCCGGGGCTGCCGGCGCTGGTGGGCAAGCTGCGGCCCGAGGCGGTGCTGCACTTCGCGGCCCAGATCGACGTGCGGGTGAGCTGCCAGGATCCGGTGTTCGACGCGGAGGAGAACGTGCTGGCGACGCTGCGGCTGATCGAGGCCGGGCTGGCCTCGGGGATGGCGCGGTTCGTGTTCGCGTCCAGCGGAGGCGCGATCTACGGGGAGGCCTCGGGACGGCAGGACGAGGCGCACCCGGAGGTGCCCCTGAATCCGTACGGGGTGGCGAAGCTGGCGGTGGACAAGTATCTGGCGGCGTACGCGGTGCAGCGGGGCCTGGCGGGCTGCAGCCTGCGGTTCTCGAACGTGTACGGCCCGCGGCAGGGCTCGAAGGGGGAGGCCGGGGTGGTGGCGGTCTTCTGCAAGGCGCTGCGGGCGGGACGGGCGCCGGTGGTGAACGGGGACGGGCGGCAGACCCGGGACTTCCTGTTCGCGCCGGACATCGCGGAGGCGGTGTCGCTGGCGCTGGCGCGGCGGGCGACGGGGGTGTTCAACCTGGGGACGGGGATCGAGACGGACATCCGGACCCTGGCGGAGGGGCTGTGCGAACGGGCCGGGGTGGACCCCGGGGCCATCGTCCACGCGCCGGGGATCGCCGGGGAGCAGCGGCGGTCCTGCCTGGACCCGGGGAAGGCCGCGCGGGAGCTGGACTGGCGTCCCCGCACCGCCTTCGCCGAGGGCCTCGGCCTCACCTGGGACTGGTTCCGGGCGGGGGGCTCCGCGGACTGAGGCCCCTTCAGATCCCGGCCAGCTTCTGGCCCTGCAGGGTGATGGACATGCGGCTGAGCGTCGTGAACTCGTCGGGGTAGAGGAACGCCCGGCGGGCGGCACGGGTGGCCCCCGCCAGGAGGCGGGCCTTGGGATCCGGGGTCACCTGCACGTCCACGGCCGCCACCCGGGCGCCGATGACCTCGGCCAGGCCCTCCAGGAAGGCGTCCCGCCCCGGCAGGAAGAGGGGGGCCAGGGGGCCGGTGATGCGCACGTCGGAGACGCCGAACATCTGGATGGCGCTGGCCAGGTTGCGGCCCAGGAGCCGGGCCACGTCCACGAGGCAGGCCTGGAGGCCGGCGTGCCCGTTCCGCGCCATCTCCACCAGATCCTCCAGGGTGGCCCCGGGGGGGGCGAAGCGCCGCAGCAGGACCCAGCCGCCGGCGTAGGCCTCCAGGCAGCCCCGCTCCCCGCAGTTGCAGAGGGGGCCGTGGGCGTCCACGCTGATGTGCCCGAGCTCGGAGATGACCCGGCCGCCCTCGTCGCCGCCGTGGACGGTGAGGAGCTGGCGGTTCCGCCCGAAGGCGAAGCCCAGGCCGAGGTCCCAGTACATCACGAGGGCGGTGCGGCCGGGCGCGAGGTCCGCGGCCTCGCCGTAGAAGTAGGCGGCGCCCAGGGAGTGGGCCTGGGTGGGCACCTGGAAGCGCTCCTGCATGAGGGCCGCCACGTCCAGGCCCTCGAGGGCGGTGAAGTTCACGGCCCGCCGCACCGCGCCGGTGGCGGGGTCGAGCACGCCGGGCAGGGCCGCGAAGGCGCTGCGCAGCTCCAGGCGGCGGGCGGAGGCCTCCGCCACGGCCTTCTCGGCCAGCCTGGCCACACGGGAGGCGACCTCCCCGCGGTTCCGGCAGGAGCGGAGGCTGGCGCCCTGGCTCCAGAGGAGGGACGCGGCGAAATCCTCGAGCTGGATGAAGACGTGGGGCGGGTCGAAGACCAGGCCCAGGGCCGCGTTGGTCTCCCGGGCGAACTCCCAGTGGCT
Encoded here:
- a CDS encoding M66 family metalloprotease, whose protein sequence is MALTALPGSARTTLLSLGGGLLALALACGGGGKSAPHLTVSVTPASGLTLPVPYDYSSQGFYMPPYAGTATVAIARDSSVTGAVTLSVTGLPTNCKAQFSAPTTSGTSSVLSIQAGYPDPSDPTFVKQVYPKAGTYTLTVTAKASGQPDATATLPLKLGSEAPAFDLAFVDATASRLDTTPDITLAGTAPVTKYLLAYYTTSQGWSASGPVTVTMDGVPSGLTVSTGTATFSLQDSAPHPLTIAAQPGLAAGTYAFSITASFNGVASTLPVVVTYAPYPFYVQPQIHAEGPSVVQGGRVAFPLYLGRNDTFFTTVSTSNGTEGVYAGDVLLSASGMPSGLTVTFGDGDALNDPKGLQSVPLVIQAAATVPAGTYPVTLQATRSTPGAVTAAAPVTLPVTVTASAAGTAPVFWIQNVEWGQTVLKPGLPLVAGKPALLRVQYLADRPGQTGALAAKLQDGTVLALRGPAAVPTEAVEGDLPTAAAASASTYTCLLPAAAVQSGLSVTLQGTGAPALTVTPTVRAGMDYALVVLPVVHKGVAPALPSDAALTQGLLAIWPFSGVPLSHRAAYTTSTAIPEPTTDPTKDHSGDAWGQILNEVASLRVVDGGSAPYYGFLAPGYTFGTQPSGYTLGVTLASSMASIGTDASLDTVFGNQVPNQTVAVETLVHETGHILGLLHTPAGTFPVDDEVTNYPYFGGLVGTWGYDVFTQTPLDPAGYYDIMSYSSESDWVSDWCYLHAMGWVSGQKKVGTRLASTGVRKERLVVSGTVTPDGQVRLQPLVRAQAEALPPRAGAYTLALQASSGRREVAFAAEPIPGLPGHAMFLFTVDADEELVAADVRREDRSLARREARVGRGMRAAALDRAEAAGTLEVREASGTLHLAWDPVAHPYVDVVHEGTAGTTTLALHLTGGTADLPLAGLPEGGRFQVRYSDGLNAVSRARARDEVRDRTR
- a CDS encoding Ldh family oxidoreductase — encoded protein: MKWMDEYPGTYKDCVWVGFDLLESFMRDALVAAGVPRPDAEIVADVLIESDKRGIDSHGIGRLKPIYIDRIRDGIQDPVTRIEVLRDRKTATVLDGHNGMGHVVSKKAMEMAIEKARNHGMGMSVVRNSTHYGIAGYYALMAVKAGMIGITGTNARPSIAPTFGVENMLGTNPLTFGMPSDEDFPFVLDCATSITQRGKIEHYDRIGKALTPGWVIDAEGGTRTDTAQVLKDLTRGLAALTPLGGIGEELGGYKGYGYATVVEVLCAALQGGAFLKALNGTDAEGRKAPIPLGHFFIAIDIEEFIELDRFKATTGQIMRDLRASKKAPGQEHIFTAGEKEHLAWLLRKERGCPVPEALRKDMETLRSWYGLPYAFPWDA
- a CDS encoding GNAT family N-acetyltransferase, with product MDVAVRRAEAGEARELGLFAEACFREAFGYLFPEDALDLVCARAFAGPLMEELVRDAAWIAEGEGGWRGYAALAARPCPAPGLPGPQAELSRLYVTAPWQGRGVSGALMTAVLAEARRRGCRSVWLEAFEGNPRALRFYGRWGFHDLGGSIKDREGIHLPHRILGTVFSA
- a CDS encoding NAD-dependent epimerase/dehydratase family protein; its protein translation is MHILVTGGAGFIGSHVADRCVAEGHRVTVLDNLRSGSEANVNPRADFVRMDLRDPGLPALVGKLRPEAVLHFAAQIDVRVSCQDPVFDAEENVLATLRLIEAGLASGMARFVFASSGGAIYGEASGRQDEAHPEVPLNPYGVAKLAVDKYLAAYAVQRGLAGCSLRFSNVYGPRQGSKGEAGVVAVFCKALRAGRAPVVNGDGRQTRDFLFAPDIAEAVSLALARRATGVFNLGTGIETDIRTLAEGLCERAGVDPGAIVHAPGIAGEQRRSCLDPGKAARELDWRPRTAFAEGLGLTWDWFRAGGSAD
- a CDS encoding ROK family transcriptional regulator — encoded protein: MTGRKRKELPAYIRGRVNLDELLASRRVMQFVHERGPATQGETSEALGLSLGACNLHFQRLEYEGLLKALRLDPEGRGPGRPRSHWEFARETNAALGLVFDPPHVFIQLEDFAASLLWSQGASLRSCRNRGEVASRVARLAEKAVAEASARRLELRSAFAALPGVLDPATGAVRRAVNFTALEGLDVAALMQERFQVPTQAHSLGAAYFYGEAADLAPGRTALVMYWDLGLGFAFGRNRQLLTVHGGDEGGRVISELGHISVDAHGPLCNCGERGCLEAYAGGWVLLRRFAPPGATLEDLVEMARNGHAGLQACLVDVARLLGRNLASAIQMFGVSDVRITGPLAPLFLPGRDAFLEGLAEVIGARVAAVDVQVTPDPKARLLAGATRAARRAFLYPDEFTTLSRMSITLQGQKLAGI